The genomic stretch TTAGATCCTCATCCCCTAACATATCATTATACTTTAAAAGCAACTTCAGTTTTACCCCTGTTTCCTGAGAAATAGAATACATTGAATCAGTTTTTTTGACGATAAAGGTATCTTCAACACCTCTTCTTTTCTTAGGTTCCAGGTAAATGATTTGTCCAATCGTTAAAACATCCATTTCCAACATATCATTGTCTTTGTATACCTGGAAGGCAAATATTCCAAATTCTTTTGCGATTCCATACCAGGTGTCACCCTGCTTGGCAAAGATGAAAGGAATTCCATTATTTTCATAAACCTTTCTGCCGGATTCTGTTGTTCTTCGAATCTTAAATAAGCTTTCAGCAGGAGTTTTATAACCTTCTTTGAAAAGCCTGCTGTCAGAGATTTTAGCAATGTATTCTTCTTTAAGTGCAGGATCTTGAACAGGATCCTTTTCAAGTTTGGCAATGCTGTTCTCCAGTTTATCAAAGCGTGAGAGATTATGAGTCTCAATGAGTCTGATCAGAATTGCAGGATATTGCGGATTAGTGGCATACCCGGCTTGTTTCAATCCCATTGCCCATCCGGTATAATCGTTG from Bacteroidales bacterium encodes the following:
- a CDS encoding glucosaminidase domain-containing protein, with the translated sequence MSLKSYRSFLIIFLILLLSEEILSQTTQIPDYKSYIEKFKSIAIEEMLIYKIPASITLAQGIIESNCGLSPLASEANNHFGIKCHKDWTGERFYYDDDEEHECFRKYNNAEDSYRDHSIFLSTRPRYAALFSLDSNDYTGWAMGLKQAGYATNPQYPAILIRLIETHNLSRFDKLENSIAKLEKDPVQDPALKEEYIAKISDSRLFKEGYKTPAESLFKIRRTTESGRKVYENNGIPFIFAKQGDTWYGIAKEFGIFAFQVYKDNDMLEMDVLTIGQIIYLEPKKRRGVEDTFIVKKTDSMYSISQETGVKLKLLLKYNDMLGDEDLNPGQVIHLRNQDRFLF